The following nucleotide sequence is from Desulfovibrio sp. ZJ209.
GCCCCTGCCGCGGGGCAGTCTAGGCATCCATCCCTCAAGGAGCAGACATGCCCATCCAGAACGGCGACACCATTCGCGTCCACTATACAGGCACCCTTTCCGACGGCACGGTCTTCGACTCCTCGAAGGAGCGCGAACCGCTGGAGTTCACCCTCGGCGCAGGCTCGCTCATCCCCGGTTTCGAGGCGGCCGTGGCGGGCCACGAGCCCGGCGAGACCGTCACCGTGACCATCCCTCCGGCCGAGGCCTATGGCGAGGCCGACCCGGAGCTCGTCTTCACCGTGGCCCGCGCCCAGGTGCCCCCGCACATCCCGCTGGAGGTGGGCACCCCGCTCCAGCTCTCCAACGAGCAGGGGCAGATGGACGTGACCATCACCGAGGTGGGCCCGGACGAAATCACCCTTGACGCCAATCACCCGCTGGCCGGCAAGGAGCTCACCTTCGAGATCGAGATCCTCGACAAGAAATAGCGCAAAGACGGAAAGCCCATGAGCAGCAATACCGGGCGCCACAGCGCCATCCAGGCCATCACCACCTACAAGCCGGACGTGGCGCCGCTGAACTTCGCGGACACGCGCCCCACGGACATCTTCGGCTGCAACGTGTTCAACGACCGCGTCATGCGCGAGCGCCTGCCCAAGGAGGTCTACCGCTCGCTGCACAAAACCATCGCCTTCGGCGAGCGCATGGACCCCTCCATCGCGGACACCGTGGCCGCGGTCATGAAGGACTGGGCCATCGAGAAGGGCGCCACCCACTTCACGCACATCTTCTACCCGCTCACCGGGCAGACCGCCGAAAAGCACGACAGCTTCCTCATGCCCGACGGCACGGGGGGCGTCATCGCCGAGTTTTCCGGCTCCATGCTCATCCGCGGCGAGCCGGACGCCTCCTCCTTCCCCTCGGGGGGCCTGCGCTCCACTTTCGAGGCGCGCGGCTACACGGCCTGGGACGTGACGAGCCCGGCCTATATCATGGAAAACCCCAACGGCACCTTTTTGTGCATCCCCACCATGTTCCTCTCGTGGACAGGTGTGGCGCTGGACAAGAAGACGCCGCTCTTGCGCTCCAACCAGGCGGTCAACCGCGAGGCGCAGCGCCTCCTCGCGCTCTTCGGCATCGAGACGGACCTGCCCATCCTCTCCTATGCCGGGCTGGAGCAGGAATATTTCTTCATCGACCACAATTTCAACTTCGCCCGGCCGGACATCCAGATCGCCGGGCGCTCGCTCTTCGGCGCAAGGCCCGCCAAGGGCCAGGAATTCAGCGACCAGTACTTCGGGGTCATCCCGCAGCGCGTGCTCTCCTGCATGATGGAGGTGGAGCGCGAGCTCTACAAGCTCGGCGTGCCCGTGCGCACCCGCCACAACGAGGCGGCGCCCAGCCAGTACGAGATCGCTCCGCTCTATGAGCCGAGCAATCTCGCCGTGGACCACAACCACATCATCATGTCCACCCTGCGCAACGTGGCCAAGCGCTACGGGCTCAAGTGCCTGCTCCACGAAAAGCCCTTCAGCGGGGTCAACGGCTCGGGCAAGCATGTCAACTATTCGCTCGGCAACAGCGAGCTCGGCAGCCTCTTTGACCCCGGCGAAACGCCGCACGCCAACGCCAAGTTCCTCGTGTTCTGCGCGGCCATGATCCGCGCGGTGCACAAGTTCGGGGGCCTTTTGCGGGCCACGGTGGCGAGCGCCAGCAATGACCACCGTCTGGGCGCGCACGAGGCGCCGCCGGCCATCATGTCCATCTTCCTTGGCGACCAGCTCACCGAGGTCTTCGAGGCCTTCCGCGCCGGGCGCGCCGAGGACGCGGCCAACGGCCGGCAGCGGCGCATCATGAACGTGGGCGTGGACACCCTGCCCCCCCTCCCCACCGACCCGGGCGACCGCAACCGCACGAGCCCGGTGGCCTTCACCGGCAACCGCTTCGAGTTCCGCGCGGTGGGCTCCGGGCAGTCCGCGGCGGGCTCCATCACGGCGCTCAACGTGATGATGGCCGATTCCCTCGGTTTCGCGGCCGACTGGCTGGAGCGGGAGACCGCCGCCGGCGCGGATTTCAACGCCGCCGTGGAGTCCTTCATCACCCATGTAATGGAGGAGCACAGCGCGGTCATCTTCAACGGCGACGGCTATTCCGATGTCTGGCACCAGGAGGCCCGGCGCCGGGGGCTGCCCGATTTGCGCACCACGCCCGAGGCCCTGCCGGAGCTGACGAACCCGGAGGTGGTCAGGATCTATGAAAAGGCGGCGGTGCTTCGGCGCGACGAGCTGCGCGCCCGGCAGGAAATCTATCTCGAGCAGTACTGCAAGACCGTGCGCACCGAGGCCAACCTCGTCATCCGCATGGCGCGGACCATCATCTTCCCCGCGGGCATGCGCTACCAGGGCGAGCTCGCGGCAACGGCCGGCCGCTTGCGCGACCTCGGCATGGACTGCCGCACCACGACCCTTGAGCACGTGACCACGAGCCTGCGCCGGCTTGAGGACGCCACGGCCAAGCTCGAGACCGCGCTCGCCGCCTGCGGCGAACGGGGCGAAGGCCTTGACGCGGCGGAGCACTACTGCAACGATGTGCTTCCGCTCATGCTGGAAGTGCGCGAACACGCGGACGCGCTGGAGACCATGGTCGCCGACGACCTTTGGGCGCTGCCCAACTACCAGGAGATTTTGTTCGGCAAATAGGGCGTCAGCGCATCCCCGGCTTTACGGCCCCGTTGTCCGCATCGTGCGCGGGCGGCGGGGCCTTTTCCACGCTGCACACCCCTTGCGGGGCCGGCGCCGGCCCCATGAGCAGGATGCGCCCGCGCGAAAGAATGAGCCCCGCCAGCGTGAGGCACCAGGCCCCGAGCGCCAGAAAAATGAAGCCCCTGGGCACGGCCATGAGCGCCGGCACGCCATAGGCGTCGGAAACCGCAGCGGTGCACACCGTATACATGCCGAGCGGGAAGACCATGCTCCAGTAGGTGGGGGTGTACGCGTAAGGATAGCCCTTGACACAGTGGCGCCAGAGGCCCAGGAGCGCGAGCATGGGCACCCACCACGAGGCGGTGGCCCACGCGAGCAGCGTGATGCCCGAGATGTAGGGCTGCAACAGCGCCAGCAACGGGGCCGCGCCCGCGCGCCCCATGAGCGCCGTGCCGGCGAGGGCCGTGGAGGCGGCGGCGCTGGCGTTGATCCAGTAGGTGGGCTCGGAATCCCCGGCGGTCATGTCCGTGAAGCAGAAGCGGAGAAAAATGCCCACGATGACAAAGATATAGAGGATGACCCCGACGAGGAACAGCGCGCAGAGGCAAAAATACACGCTATCCGCGTCCCAGCCTTGCGGGGCGCCGAGGGCCGCGCCGAGAATGACGAGGGACTCGGTGCTCACCGTGGCCAGAAGCCATGTGCCGTTGACGCCACAGGCGAGCGGGGGCTTGGCCGCGCGCGTGAAGATGGCGGAAAACACCCCCCAAAGGATGATGGCCCAGCAGAGAGCCCCGAGGCAGAAGAGCCGCGCGCCTGCCGCGGGGTCGCGCGCGAGCACGACGGATTGCGTGCCGAAAATGGCCGTCGCCGCCACGATGGTGAGAAAGCCCGGGCCCCTGAGGTGGCTCGTGAAGTCCGCGGCGACGGCGCCCGGGGAGCGGAGGAGCCTGAGGAGGAGCAGGGCCCACAGGGCCACGTACAGGCACGCGTTGACGCCGTGGAGGAGGCGCGCGCCCGAAGGGCAGCCCAGCCGCAAGAGGGCCAGGGAAAGGATGCCCGTGGACATGACCATGGCAAAGTTGGCGGGCGCCATGCCTTTCACCAGCGCGAAGAACCGGCTGCCGACGCTGTTCATGCCGCCTCCGGAAAACTGCGGGCCTGCCGGGGCACACTTTGACCCGGTCTGCTGGAAGCCTCCGGCAATGGTACAAACCGCGGGGCAAAGGGTCAATTTCGGGGAGGCGCCTTTTGCGGGCTTGTATGTTTTGCCAGAGGCGGCTAGACTCGCCCGAACCGCGGGCGTGCCGGCCGCATGTCCGGCCCCGCACTTTCCGTGAGGTATGCCATGCCGGAGCCCGACGCCGATTCCCTCTTCCACTGCCGCCAGTGCGGCCACTGCTGCGAGGGGCGCGGCGGCATCGTCGTGAGCCCGGCCGACCTTGCGCGGCTCGCGGCCTTTCTCGGGCTCGCCGCCGAAGCGGTGGCGGAGCGCTACGGCGAGCATTCCGGCGGCAAGCTCAAGATCCGCAACGGCGAGGACGGCCGCTGCATCTTCTTTATCGAGGGCAAAGGCTGCGCCGTGCATGAGGGCAAGCCCTCCATCTGCCGCGCGTGGCCCTTTTTTCGCGGCAATATCGAAGACCCGGCGAGCCTCGCCATGGCCAAGGAATTTTGCCCCGGCATCGACCCGGAAGCGGCCCACGCCGACTTCGCCCGCGCCGGGCGCGCCTATCTCAAGGAGCACGGCCTCCTCGCCAGCGACCCGGCCCGCGAGGCGAATGCCCTCGTGCTTCCCTGACCTTTTCCGGCACGAGCCACAACCCTGAACGCCATGCGCCGACCGTCCCGCCAGCTCTCTCTCAAGGAATGCTACGAGGTCCTGCGCCTGGAAAAAGGCGCTGACCTTCAGGCTGTCAAGCGCGCCTACAGGCGCCGCGCCTTTGAGCTGCACCCGGACCTCAACCCGGGCAATCCCGAGGCCGGGCGGCAGTTCCAGCTGCTCAACGAGGCCTATGTGGCGCTCACGGCCCTGCTCAAGCCTGAGGAGGACGCGAGGCGCGCAGCGGAAGCGCAGAAAAAGGCGGCAGGCGGCGCCACAGAGGGCGACGGCGCCCAAGGCAGGGCCGAAGCCGGCTCAGAAGAGCCGAAGGGCGGAGCCGAACAGGCGGCCCACAACCGCGAGGGCGAGCGGGCGCAAAAGGCCTATGCCGAGCAGGACGTGCTCCGCGACCTGCTCAACGACCCCTTTGCGCGGCGCGTATTTGAAGACATCTACAGCGAGCTCAACCGCCAGCAGACCGGCCCAAGGCCCTCGCCGGACGAGGGGGCGAGGCAGGCCCGGGCGCGGCAGCCACGGCGTGAGCCGCCGCCGCGAAAGGAAGCCCCGCCCAGGCAGAACACCAAGCTGCACCAAGGCAATATCGCCTGGGGCACGCCCAACTGGAACCGCGACCTCAACAAGGGCGTCACCGGCGTCGTCAAGGACTGGCTCCGGCGCCAGATCGACGAGGAGCAGACCCTGCGCCTGCCGGCCGCGCATCTTGCCCCGGGGCGGCGCATCCGCCTCCAGATACGGCGTGGCCTTTCGGACGAGCTGCACACGGTGGAAGTGACCCTGCCGCAGGATTTCACGCCGGGCAAGCCCGTGCGCCTCAAGGGCCTCGGCAAGCGCGTGGGCCCGTGGCAGGGCGATCTCTACCTCACCATCTACAACGAATAGCGGCGCACGCCGCCCCTCCTGACGCGGGTGAGGCAGGGCTTGCCGTCGTGGCCCGGCCCTGCCGGCACACGCCCCCGAAAAACGCCCTCACGCCCCGGCGGCAAAGCCCACGGACAAAAACTGGAGGACGGGCGAGAGGCCCGTGACCCAGTAATGCCAGTTGTGGGCGCCGCTGCGCATCCTGTAGGCCAGCGGGACGCCCCGGCTCTTCATGGCGAGGAAGAACTCCACATTGCCTTCATAAAAGAAGTCGCTGTCGCCGCAGTCCGCGTACCAGCGGACGGTTTTCAATTGTTCCACGGCTTCGGGGCTTGCGTTTTTCACAAAGGCGAGGGGATCGTTGGCAAGGAGCGACGCGGCGTAGTCCTTGTCGGTGTGCGCCATCCGGCTCTGCTCCGGGTGGCCCAGCAGGCCGCTCAGCGCGCAGGCGGCCCCAAAGAGGCCGGGATGTTTCTGCGCGTAGGCGATGGCGGCCTCCCCGCCCATGGAGGCGCCCACGATGGCGCGGGAGCATCTCTCCGTGCGCGTGCGGTAGGCCGAGTCCAGCAGCGGAATGAGCTCGGTGCGGAAAAAGGCTTCGTAGTCCCAGCCGGGCACGGAGAAAAAGCCCAGGCGCCTGCCCATGTGGGACTCTTCCACACCGCTGCCATCCGGCAGCACGATGATCATGGGCAACGCCATGCCGGAGCGGATGGCGTTGTCGGCCACCTGCGGCAACTGCCCCTGCCGTATCCACGTCTCATGCGTGCCCCCGGCCGGATGCAGGAGGTAGAGCACGGGATATCGCCCCGCGCCCTCCTCATATCCTGAAGGCAGGTAGACCGAAAACTCCTTGTTTTCTCCCAGTATGTCGCTGCTCATGGTGCAATGCTCGATGGAGCCGCTCCCCGGCAGCTTTTCAAAATGGCTCACGGCCTTGCGTCTTTCGAGGAGTTTTCCCACTGTTCCCAGCCTCCGTTGCTGACGGCATTCCCGCTGGATATCCCATGTCGCGCCGCAACACAAAGGCCCCCCGGCAATGCCGGAGGGCCATTTTTTGTTCAGCTTTCACACCCCTTGGGGCGCGGGCATTCGGTCTAGTACATGCCGTCCATGCCGCCCATGCCACCCATGCCGCCGGGCATGCCGGGCATGTCCTTCTTGGGCTCGGGCTTCTCGACGATGGCGCACTCCGTGGTGAGGAGCAGCGAGGCCACGGAAGCGGCATTCTGCAGGGCCGTGCGCGTCACCTTTTTCGGGTCGATGACGCCGGCCTTGATGAGGTCTTCATATTCGCCGGTGGCGGCGTTGAAGCCGAAGCCGTCCTTGCCGGCGCGCACCTTCTCGACCACGATGGAGCCTTCAAAGCCGGCATTGTGGGCGATCTGGCGCAGGGGCTCCTCGATGGCGCGGCGCACGATGCTCACGCCGGCGAGCTCGTCGTCATCGGCGGGCTTGATGTCGTTGAGCACCTTGGAAACGCGGATCAGGGCCGTGCCGCCGCCAGGAACGATGCCTTCCTCGACGGCCGCGCGGGTGGCGTTGAGGGCGTCCTCCACGCGATCCTTCTTTTCCTTCATTTCCACTTCGGTGGCCGCGCCCACATGGACCACGGCGACGCCGCCCACGAGCTTGGCCAGGCGCTCCTGGAGCTTCTCGCGGTCGTAATCGGAAGTGGTCTCCTCGATCTGGGCGCGGATCTGCTTCACGCGGGCCTTGATGGCATCGGGCTTGCCGGCGCCGTCGACGATAGTGGTGTTGTCCTTGTCCACCACGATGCGCTTGGCCGTGCCGAGCTCGTTCAGGGTCATGCTCTCGAGCTTGGTGCCCGTGTCGTCGGAGGCAACGGTGCCGCCGGTGAGCACGGCGATGTCCTGCAGCATGGCCTTGCGGCGGTCGCCGAAGCCCGGGGCCTTGACGGCCACCACCTGCAGGGCGCCGCGCAGCTTGTTGACCACGAGCGTGGCGAGGGCTTCGCCTTCCACATCCTCGGCGATGATGAGCAGCGGGCGGTTCACCTTGGCGACCTGCTCAAGCACGGGCAGCATGTCCTTCATGCTGGAGATCTTCTTCTCGGTGAGCAGGATGTAAGGATTGTCCATCTCGCAGATCATCTTTTCCGCGTTGGTCACGAAATAGGGCGAGAGGTAGCCGCGGTCGAAGCGCATGCCTTCCACGACATCCATGGTGGTCTCAAGGCCCTTGGCCTCTTCGACCGTGATGACGCCTTCCTTGCCCACCTTGGACATGGCCTCGGCGATGATGTTGCCGATGGTGGCGTCGGAATTGGCGGAGATGGTGCCGATCTGGGCGATTTCCTTCTGGTCGCGGGTGGGCTTGGCCAGGTTGGCGAGCTCGGCGATGAGGGCGTCCACGCCCTTGTCGATGCCGCGCTTCACGGCCATGGGATTGCGGCCGGCGGCCACGAGCTTGATGCCCTCATGGTAGATGGCCTGGGCGAGGATGGTGGCGGTGGTGGTGCCGTCGCCGGCGGCGTCGGAGGTCTTGGAGGCCACTTCCTTCACGAGCTGGGCGCCCATGTTCTCGAACTTGTCGTCAAGCTCGATCTCCTTGGCGACCGTCACGCCGTCCTTGGTGATGACCGGCGCGCCGAAGGACTTTTCCAGCACGACGTTGCGGCCCTTGGGGCCCAAGGTCACTTTCACGGCGTTGGCGAGCTTGTCCACGCCGCGGGCGAGTTTTTCACGGGCTTTGACATCAAAAAGGATTTCCTTGGCAGACATAGATGCTCCTCCTGATTATATGCGAACTGGTGGGATAAACAGTCTATATCCGGCGCCCCGTGCGGGCGGACCGGCCGCTTAGTCGATGATGGCGAGGATGTCTTCCTCACGCATGACGAGATGATCCACGTTGTCCAGCTTGACTTCGGTGCCCGCATACTTGTTGAAGAGCACTTCGTCGCCCGGCTTGACGGCCATGGGGATGCGCTTGCCATTCTCATCCATCTTGCCCGGGCCCACGGCCACGACCTGCCCCTTGGAGGGCTTTTCCTTGGCGGTATCGGGAATGTACAGACCGCCGGCGGTCTTTTCCTCGGATTCAAGACGCTTGACCAGGACACGGTCATTGAGGGGTTTGAGCTTCATTGCATATCCTCCAGGAAAGGGTGTTATGGCCCATGGGGGGCGAAACGGCGGCCGTTGCCACGGACGCGCCGCTGATTGCGCGTTGCGGGCCGCTACGGAGCCACGAGTGAGCTCCGCACGGGCAAGAGATAAGTCATGCTTCGCGCTTGAAAAGGGGTATGCGCAAAAATTTTTCATTTTTCTTCTCCCCCCGCCGCCTTGTGGCGCCGCTCCCGGGGGATGCCCGACGGATGGCGCGGCCGCCCTGCTGCGCTTGCCGTTTGCCGCCCTTGGGGCTATGGATGCGGCGATAAAACAGCAAAGGAGGCCCCATGGCAAAGCCCGCCGCCCTCATCCTCGCCGCCGGCAAAGGCACCCGCATGCGCTCGCCGCGCCCCAAGGTGCTCCAGGAGCTTCTGGCCGAACCCATGCTCGCCTATGTGCTCGCCGCCCTGCGCCCGCTTTTTGGGGAGCCGGACGACGCCGGCGGCATTTGGGCCGTGGTGGGCCATGGCGCGGCGGAGGTGGAAACCGCCTTTCCCGGCCTGGCGACAATCACGCAGGCGCAGCAGCTCGGCACCGGTCACGCGCTCGCCACGGCCCTCCCCACCCTTCAGGAGCACGGCGCGACGCATGTGCTCGTGGTGAACGGCGATGTGCCGCTGCTCACCCCTGACATCGTGGCCCGCTTCCTCGCCGCGGCCGGGGGCGCGGCCATCGCCTTCGCCTCGCTCTCGCTGGACGACGCCGGGGCGTATGGCCGCGTGGTGCGCAGCGGGGGCGACGTGGCCGCCATCGTGGAAGCCAAGGATTTTGACCCGGCCCTCCACGGCGAGGACACGGGCGAGGTCAACGCCGGCCTGTATCTTCTGGATGTGGAGGCGGTGGCGCGGCTCCTGCCGCGCATCAACAACAAGAACAAGAGCGGGGAATACTATATCACCGACCTCGTGGCCCTGGGCATCGAGGAGGGCCTTTCCGTGCGCGGCGTCAACTGCGGCGCGGACGAAAGCCTGCTCGGCGTCAATTCCCCGGCCGAGCTCGCCCGCATGGAAGACCTGTTGCGCGCCCGCATCGTGGCGAAGCTGCTTGAAAGCGGCGTCACCCTGCACGCGCCGGAGCTCGTGCGCGTGGGACCTTTCGCCGAGGTCGCGCCCGGCGCCGAGCTCACGGGCCCCTGCGAGATTTATGGCCATTCGCGCGTGGAGCCCGGCGCGCGCATCGAGTCCCACTGCATCCTTGGGGACAGCGTGGTCCGCTCTGGTGCGCGCATCCGCTCCTTCTCGCATCTCGAGCGCGCCGAAGCGGGCGAAAACACGGTGGTGGGACCTTTCGCGCGCCTCCGGCCCGGCGCGGTGCTCGAGCCCGGCTCCCATGTGGGCAACTTCGTGGAGCTCAAAAACGCCCGCCTCGGCCACGGCGCCAAGGCCAACCACCTAAGCTACCTCGGCGACGCGGAAATCGGCGCGGCCGCCAATATCGGCGCGGGCACCATCACCTGCAATTATGACGGCGTGCACAAGCACCGCACGGTCATCGGCGCGCATGCCTTCATCGGCAGCAATACGGCGCTCGTGGCGCCCGTGGAGGTGGGCGACGGCGCGCTCGTGGGCGCGGGCTCGGTCATCACCAGGGATGTGCCCGCCGGGGAGATGGGCATCGCGCGCGGCCGGCAGAAAAACCTGCCGCGCCGCGGCTGAGGGGCCGGCGCGGAGACTCGGGGGCGGACGCGGAGACTCGGGGGCCGCTTCCCGGCCATATCTTGCCTTTTTCTCCAAAATCCCTATAAATACCTGAAGTGACGCAGAACAGCCCCTGCCGGGCTCCAGCCGCAACCGGAGTTGCCATGAAGATCAGCGCCCTTTTCGCAGCCCTTGTCATCCTCCTTGCCGCTTTCGCGCTCGCCCTGCCCGATTCCGCCGAGGCCGCCCGCATGGGCGGCGGCCGCTCGTTCGGCAGCCGGCCCTACATGAGCACACCCGCGCAGCGGCCGGCCATGCGCCAGCAGGCCCCGGCGGCCAACGCCCGCAACGCGCAGGCCACAGCGCAGCGCCCCGGCATGTTCGGCGGCATGGGCGGCCTCTTCGGCGGTCTCCTCGCCGGCACCCTGCTCGGCTCCCTGCTTTCGGGCAACGGGCTCGGGGGCGGTGGCGGCATCATCGATATCCTCCTCATCGGCCTGCTCATCTATGTGGGCCTCAAGCTCTTTGCGCGCTTCCGCAACCGCCAGTCGCAGGAGCCGGCCCCGGCGGGCGGCATTTTCGGCGCCGGCCGCCAGGATCTCACCAACGACAGCCCGAACCAGCCCTTCGCGCGCAGCAACACCCAGGCCTCCGGGTGGGACGCCCTGCGCAACCTCACCGGCCAGGGCAGCCAGCCCCCGGCGGCGGAACCGGCGGTGGACGTGCCCGCGGGCTTTGATACCGAAGAATTCCTGCGCGGCGCCAAGGTGGCATATACGCGCATGCAGCAGGCCTGGGACCGCCGCGACCTCGACGACATCGCCCAGTTTGCCACCCCGGCCGTCATGGAAGCCCTGCGGGAGCAGATGGCGGCCGACCCGAACCCGGGCAAGACCGAGATCATGCTGGTGAACGCCCAGTTGCTCGGCGCCGAAGCCGAGGGCGACGACCAGCGCGCCCAGGTGTTCTTCGACGTGCTCCTGCGCGAACGCCCCGATCAGGACGCCCCCTCCTCCGCGCGCGAGGTCTGGCACTTCCTGCGCGAAGGCGTGGGCGGCACCTGGAAGCTCGACGGCATCCAGCAGGTGGAGTGATCCCACCGCGATTTTCCGGCACATCTGCCGCAGCCCCTGAGCGTGGCCCCCGGGCTGCGGTTTTGGCGCAAAACCCTCGAGGAGCATGGCATGGAGCCCGCCGACACGCTGCGGAACATGGACAACTATGTGGCCAGGCACGACAAGCTCGTGCGCCATCTGCAAATGCAGGTGGAGGTGGCCACGCCGGAATTTGCCCGGATCATCATGCCCATTTCGGAACACCACAAGAACGGCATGGGCGTGGCCCACGGCGGGGCCATCTTCGCCCTCGCCGACGTGGCCTTCGGCGCGGCAGCCAATGCCGGGCGCACCACGGGCGTGGTCAGCCTGACCTCGAGCATCGAGTTCCTGAATCCCGGCCGGGTGGGCCCGCTCGTGGGCGAGGCGCGCCTCGTGCGGGCCGGGCACCATGTGGTGAGCTATGACGTGCGCATTCTCGATGCCGAGGGGGCCCTCGTTGCGCGCGCCGTGTCCACCGGCTTCGTGACCGACATGCCACTCCCCGCCTGAGCCCACCAAGCGAGCCTGCCATGAACACCCGCAAGATCCGCGAAGACCTGGGCCGCGTCCGGACCTGTGTGCAAAGGCGCGAATATCCGCGCGCCGTTTTCCTGCTCACCACGGCCCTGCTGGAGCTCGGCGGCCAGACCGCCCCGACGGACCTGCGCGGCGATTACCGCACGGCCATCGCCGACATTTGCGCCGACCCCGCCTACAAGAAGGAATACTCCCAGCCCGTTGCCTACCAGCCCGGCAAAGAACGCGAACTGCTCGCCTTCTTCAACAAGTTTTACAAGCAGGTCATGGGGCAGGAGGAAGAGGAGGACTACGAAGCCACCCTCCAGCGCAAGCTCCAGCTCGATCGCTGCATCAGCGACGGCAAGGCCTTTCTCGCCGAGCACAAGGTCCATGAGGCGGAAGAATGCTTCATCGAGGCCTTCAAGCACTACAAGAACGAATTTGCTGCCTATGGCATGGTCGCCCGTGCCCTGCTCGACGCCGGGGAATATGTGCGCGCGCTCGGCCATGTGAAGAAGGGCCTCACCGAAAAGCCCGACGATGCCGAGCTTCGGCGCATCGCGGAGGAGTGCCTGCGCCTGCGCGCCCAGGCCGGCCGCTGATTTTTCGGGCGCGGTGCCTTTCTGGCCTTCGCTCCGCTTCCCTCCGCGCCTTCCTTGCCTCTCGCACCTCCCGCTTCAGCGTCCCGGCCTTGCCGTCCGGGGGCCGCTCCCCGCGCCTTGCCAGCCGCCTAGAAAAAGTCTAGAATTTCTTTTTCTGTCTCTTCATTCGCGCAGTGAGGCGCAGCATGGACGAAATCCGCTACATCCACGCGGCAGATCTGCATCTTGACACGCCCTTCCGCGGCCTCGCCCAGAATACGGCGCAGGGCGGGCGCCTCGCCCGGCTGCTTCACGAGGCCACCTTCATCGCCCTCGAGCGGCTCATCAGTTGCTGCGAGCGGGAAAAGCCGGACTTCCTCGTCCTTTCCGGCGACATCTACAACCAAGAAGACCACAGCGTGAAGGCGCAGCTCGCCCTGCGCGACGGCTGCCTGCGCCTCTCGCGCCTGGGCATCCCTGTCTTCATCGCCCACGGCAACCATGACCCGCTCTCCTCCAGGCTCATGTCCGTGGAGTGGCCCGACAATGTGGTGATCTTCGGTGCCGAGCCCGAGACCCATCCCCTCCTGCGCGATGGCGCGCCGCTCGCCCTGATCCATGGCGTCAGTCATGGCCGCCCCAAGGAGGGCCGCAACCTCGCCCGCCTCTTCCGGCGCGACGCCGGGCAGGACTGCTTCCAGCTCGGCGTGCTCCACTGC
It contains:
- a CDS encoding PaaI family thioesterase, encoding MEPADTLRNMDNYVARHDKLVRHLQMQVEVATPEFARIIMPISEHHKNGMGVAHGGAIFALADVAFGAAANAGRTTGVVSLTSSIEFLNPGRVGPLVGEARLVRAGHHVVSYDVRILDAEGALVARAVSTGFVTDMPLPA
- the groES gene encoding co-chaperone GroES, yielding MKLKPLNDRVLVKRLESEEKTAGGLYIPDTAKEKPSKGQVVAVGPGKMDENGKRIPMAVKPGDEVLFNKYAGTEVKLDNVDHLVMREEDILAIID
- the glmU gene encoding bifunctional UDP-N-acetylglucosamine diphosphorylase/glucosamine-1-phosphate N-acetyltransferase GlmU; its protein translation is MAKPAALILAAGKGTRMRSPRPKVLQELLAEPMLAYVLAALRPLFGEPDDAGGIWAVVGHGAAEVETAFPGLATITQAQQLGTGHALATALPTLQEHGATHVLVVNGDVPLLTPDIVARFLAAAGGAAIAFASLSLDDAGAYGRVVRSGGDVAAIVEAKDFDPALHGEDTGEVNAGLYLLDVEAVARLLPRINNKNKSGEYYITDLVALGIEEGLSVRGVNCGADESLLGVNSPAELARMEDLLRARIVAKLLESGVTLHAPELVRVGPFAEVAPGAELTGPCEIYGHSRVEPGARIESHCILGDSVVRSGARIRSFSHLERAEAGENTVVGPFARLRPGAVLEPGSHVGNFVELKNARLGHGAKANHLSYLGDAEIGAAANIGAGTITCNYDGVHKHRTVIGAHAFIGSNTALVAPVEVGDGALVGAGSVITRDVPAGEMGIARGRQKNLPRRG
- the groL gene encoding chaperonin GroEL (60 kDa chaperone family; promotes refolding of misfolded polypeptides especially under stressful conditions; forms two stacked rings of heptamers to form a barrel-shaped 14mer; ends can be capped by GroES; misfolded proteins enter the barrel where they are refolded when GroES binds); protein product: MSAKEILFDVKAREKLARGVDKLANAVKVTLGPKGRNVVLEKSFGAPVITKDGVTVAKEIELDDKFENMGAQLVKEVASKTSDAAGDGTTTATILAQAIYHEGIKLVAAGRNPMAVKRGIDKGVDALIAELANLAKPTRDQKEIAQIGTISANSDATIGNIIAEAMSKVGKEGVITVEEAKGLETTMDVVEGMRFDRGYLSPYFVTNAEKMICEMDNPYILLTEKKISSMKDMLPVLEQVAKVNRPLLIIAEDVEGEALATLVVNKLRGALQVVAVKAPGFGDRRKAMLQDIAVLTGGTVASDDTGTKLESMTLNELGTAKRIVVDKDNTTIVDGAGKPDAIKARVKQIRAQIEETTSDYDREKLQERLAKLVGGVAVVHVGAATEVEMKEKKDRVEDALNATRAAVEEGIVPGGGTALIRVSKVLNDIKPADDDELAGVSIVRRAIEEPLRQIAHNAGFEGSIVVEKVRAGKDGFGFNAATGEYEDLIKAGVIDPKKVTRTALQNAASVASLLLTTECAIVEKPEPKKDMPGMPGGMGGMGGMDGMY
- a CDS encoding Tim44-like domain-containing protein: MKISALFAALVILLAAFALALPDSAEAARMGGGRSFGSRPYMSTPAQRPAMRQQAPAANARNAQATAQRPGMFGGMGGLFGGLLAGTLLGSLLSGNGLGGGGGIIDILLIGLLIYVGLKLFARFRNRQSQEPAPAGGIFGAGRQDLTNDSPNQPFARSNTQASGWDALRNLTGQGSQPPAAEPAVDVPAGFDTEEFLRGAKVAYTRMQQAWDRRDLDDIAQFATPAVMEALREQMAADPNPGKTEIMLVNAQLLGAEAEGDDQRAQVFFDVLLRERPDQDAPSSAREVWHFLREGVGGTWKLDGIQQVE